A window of the Lactuca sativa cultivar Salinas chromosome 5, Lsat_Salinas_v11, whole genome shotgun sequence genome harbors these coding sequences:
- the LOC111887961 gene encoding uncharacterized protein LOC111887961, translated as MPLFHTLKGCIEKRNFQLTNEAEKALQRIKEELHELPTLDIPIPGETLQVYLSTSGEAISSILTVEMEGEQKPIYFVSRALQGPELNYPTLERLVLVLIYAVRRLRRYFQAHQIKVLTIYPIKQILLKLETSGRLAKWAIELGEHDINYLPRTSIKGQALADFFLEILDGGDPTKEKMWAVEGAPADNTSNNEAEYETLLAGLRLAKQMGVKAITALTNSRLAANQVNGSFEVRDQRMGKYVNMVKQLVGLFERFTIKQIPRSENKSADALSKLASTCFGHLSKKVLVEVLREISINEQQVNALAPPGPTWMTPFREYLQRGVLPDDHGEARKIRIKAPSYAMVNGELYKKGFTAPWIKCVDQAKGKEMLQEAHSSQVSAHEVARALTGKVLRMGVYWPTIQQDAIEMTRKCGECQYYAPVQANPRYRCIAYPAHGHSTSGA; from the coding sequence ATGCCGTTGTTCCACACATTGAAGGGATGTATTGAGAAAAGGAATTTCCAGTTGACGAATGAAGCAGAAAAGGCGCTCCAAAGAATCAAGGAAGAACTACATGAATTACCCACGCTGGACATCCCCATCCCTGGAGAGACGTTACAGGTGTATCTCTCGACATCAGGCGAAGCAATATCTTCAATATTGACGGTCGAAATGGAAGGGGAACAGAAACCGATATACTTTGTTAGTAGGGCGCTGCAAGGACCGGAACTCAACTATCCCACACTGGAGAGACTGGTCCTGGTGCTCATCTATGCGGTGCGACGACTAAGGCGGTACTTTCAAGCACACCAGATCAAGGTGCTCACGATTTACCCCATCAAACAGATACTACTCAAGCTGGAGACGTCGGGCCGACTGGCGAAGTGGGCAATCGAACTAGGAGAGCACGACATAAATTACCTCCCAAGGACGAGTATCAAGGGTCAGGCACTAGCTGATTTCTTCCTAGAAATTCTGGACGGAGGGGACCCAACCAAAGAGAAAATGTGGGCAGTTGAGGGGGCCCCGGCTGACAACACATCAAACAATGAAGCGGAGTACGAAACGCTACTCGCAGGATTGCGTCTAGCCAAGCAGATGGGCGTGAAAGCCATAACGGCCCTAACCAACTCGAGGTTAGCAGCAAACCAGGTTAATGGGAGTTTTGAGGTGAGAGATCAAAGGATGGGAAAGTATGTAAATATGGTAAAGCAATTGGTAGGATTATTCGAGCGGTTCACAATCAAGCAGATACCTAGGAGTGAAAACAAGAGTGCAGACGCTTTAAGTAAGTTGGCATCCACATGCTTCGGCCATCTGTCGAAGAAGGTCCTAGTGGAGGTACTTCGCGAAATAAGTATAAACGAGCAGCAGGTGAATGCTCTAGCCCCACCCGGACCCACGTGGATGACACCGTTCCGGGAATACCTACAAAGAGGGGTACTACCAGACGACCATGGGGAGGCTAGGAAGATACGTATAAAAGCGCCTTCATACGCAATGGTTAACGGGGAATTGTACAAGAAAGGGTTTACGGCCCCATGGATAAAGTGTGTGGACCAAGCCAAAGGGAAAGAGATGTTACAAGAAGCACACTCAAGCCAGGTAAGCGCACACGAAGTGGCGCGAGCTTTAACGGGAAAGGTGTTACGTATGGGGGTGTACTGGCCGACGATACAGCAAGATGCGATAGAAATGACCAGGAAATGTGGGGAGTGCCAGTATTACGCCCCAGTCCAAGCGAATCCCCGGTACCGCTGCATAGCATATCCAGCCCATGGCCATTCTACCAGTGGGGCATAG